One segment of Niabella beijingensis DNA contains the following:
- a CDS encoding glycoside hydrolase family 88/105 protein, translating into MKKCVLFRVRKKFVYGIICLFCLSFFSLPAGAQKENIEAVVHSVAGNIIRNTSYKFIDTKTKTVYTSTGNFPAEAEIRTQSLYNRWEYSNGVMMIGMLKAAEAFGRKEYADYVLKNFDFVFKNADYFKKVYAAKKRSEWAPFFRMGSLDDCGAMSAALTDANEKAKDKRYQEYLSKAADYILNKQLRLNDGTLSRNNPHNMTLWADDLYMSVPFLARMGRLTGENRYFDDAVKQVLNFNKYLYNPGTGLYYHCWYSDLEQNGVAHWLRCNGWIAMAQVELLNNLPRNHPKRNELIKLLTRQLIGLSRFQDPGGLWHQVMNKPDSYLETSGTAMFVYAIARAVNEKWIPASYKSIAMEGWKGLVEKIRPDGNIADVCIGTGIADNVSFYYNRPKVVNDFHALGAVLLAGTEMLRLDTGR; encoded by the coding sequence ATGAAGAAGTGTGTTCTTTTCCGTGTAAGGAAAAAATTCGTTTATGGTATCATCTGTCTGTTTTGTTTGAGCTTCTTTTCTCTTCCCGCCGGCGCGCAGAAAGAAAATATAGAAGCGGTCGTGCATAGTGTAGCCGGTAATATTATCAGGAATACCTCTTATAAATTTATCGATACAAAAACAAAAACGGTGTATACTTCCACCGGAAATTTTCCCGCTGAGGCCGAGATCAGAACCCAGTCGCTCTACAACCGGTGGGAGTATTCAAATGGAGTGATGATGATCGGCATGCTTAAAGCTGCCGAGGCATTCGGCCGGAAAGAATATGCAGACTATGTCTTGAAGAACTTTGATTTTGTATTTAAGAATGCCGATTATTTTAAGAAGGTCTATGCCGCAAAGAAACGGTCTGAATGGGCGCCGTTCTTCCGTATGGGTTCCCTGGATGACTGCGGTGCCATGTCTGCAGCATTAACGGATGCAAACGAGAAGGCGAAAGATAAACGCTATCAGGAATATCTTTCCAAAGCGGCAGATTATATCCTTAATAAGCAATTGCGCCTTAATGACGGAACGCTTTCCCGGAATAATCCGCATAATATGACGTTATGGGCCGATGACCTGTACATGAGTGTTCCTTTTCTGGCAAGGATGGGACGGTTGACTGGAGAAAACCGCTATTTTGATGATGCGGTAAAGCAGGTGCTGAATTTCAATAAGTACCTGTATAACCCCGGTACCGGGTTGTATTATCATTGCTGGTACAGCGATCTGGAACAAAACGGTGTGGCACATTGGCTTCGCTGCAATGGATGGATCGCCATGGCGCAGGTGGAGTTATTGAATAATTTGCCCCGGAATCATCCCAAAAGAAATGAACTTATAAAGCTGTTAACGCGGCAGCTCATCGGCTTGTCCCGTTTCCAGGACCCGGGCGGACTGTGGCATCAGGTGATGAACAAACCGGATTCTTATTTGGAAACATCGGGCACTGCCATGTTCGTATATGCCATCGCCAGGGCCGTAAATGAAAAATGGATACCCGCATCGTATAAATCAATAGCGATGGAAGGATGGAAAGGCCTGGTTGAAAAAATAAGGCCGGATGGCAATATAGCGGATGTCTGTATCGGTACCGGCATCGCTGATAATGTTTCTTTTTATTATAACCGTCCAAAGGTGGTCAACGATTTTCACGCATTGGGCGCGGTATTGCTGGCCGGCACAGAAATGTTGCGACTGGATACCGGCCGGTAG
- a CDS encoding SusC/RagA family TonB-linked outer membrane protein: protein MKSDSKNTGKGRAFSLYEKFLVPKLFGSLLLLFCSFYAGAQHQTVKGSVTDSLGNGIAGATVAVKGTKLSVMTDVSGGFSIQAGSGATLEVSHISYMSKEVVPDGGPLKIVLQQAANDLNDVVVIGYGTARKRDLTGAITQIKPDKIADENPRTVQDILRGSPGLTIGLDASAKSGGTIRIRGQRSVYTDGGHNDPLLILDGMIFYGELSEINPDDIEQIDVLKDASAAAIYGAKSANGVLIITTKKGKQGKPKINFITNLGLSTMGANRNVFGPEGYLQYRQDWYTAASYGIDSATGNYQPYMIGESEKKPGFYEKPTQQMLSKYGITLDQWRAYSVNAAGISDDNIWANRISLQHTVLANYLAGKTFDWYDHSFRDGINQDYNLSVSGANDKMNYYLSAGYLSNQGVIVGDNYRAVRSNLKVDGKITKWLDIGANINFQDRSDGNIATNWGAAIINNSPFASYRDENGNLEVHPQGEGFTASKGYNYDFNKQYMDLERGYTVLNSIFTAKVKLPFNINYSFNVSPRYQWYYNRYFESSEHPDWIPTTRGVDRGSAKRFDWSLNNTINWEQTFAQKHRVNVTLVQEAEERQYWSDVIEARNILPTDALGFHETSNGDPLYSSFNSDDTRESADGMLARLFYSYDDRYMLTTSIRRDGYSAFGTSNPRATFFSGALAWTFTNEKFFKWDPLSNGKLRLSYGQNGNRSLANAYVALANLANGVGTQGYVDANGNYIQYYYLRIDRLANKQLQWEKTASFNIGLDLGFLDDRITTTMDYYIMSTNDMIMSQSLPGFSGFGSITTNLGEVQNKGFEISINSQNIKRKDFSWNTIFGFSKYTNTIKHLYYRYEDVLDAAGNVVATRELDDISNGWFIGKPISAIWDYRVTGIWQVNEAAEAAKYGQRPGDPKVANNYTADDTQNGNGSTSPVYNNNDKEFLGQTTPPVMWSLRNDFAYKNFNFSFNLYSYWGHKSLSTAYLNQDNSVSLVTYNANAYEKTYWTLDNPNNFFGRLDARGPGTLSAPSRVFDRSFIRLDNVTLGYTLPAKLTSSLNIERLKFYTSVRNVAVWKKDKNWQYWDIETGEMAPRIVTLGLNLTF, encoded by the coding sequence ATGAAGAGCGATTCTAAAAATACAGGGAAAGGCCGGGCCTTTTCTTTGTATGAAAAATTCCTGGTACCGAAGTTATTCGGATCCCTGTTGCTGTTGTTTTGTTCCTTTTATGCCGGCGCGCAGCATCAGACGGTAAAAGGCAGCGTTACCGACTCGCTTGGTAATGGGATCGCCGGTGCTACAGTGGCTGTTAAGGGTACCAAACTGAGTGTCATGACGGATGTGTCGGGCGGTTTCAGCATTCAGGCAGGCAGTGGTGCCACCCTGGAAGTGTCGCACATCAGTTATATGAGCAAAGAGGTGGTACCGGATGGCGGGCCTTTGAAGATTGTACTGCAACAGGCTGCCAACGACCTGAATGACGTGGTGGTGATCGGCTATGGCACTGCCCGGAAAAGGGATCTGACGGGAGCGATCACACAGATCAAGCCGGACAAAATAGCCGATGAAAATCCGCGGACCGTGCAGGATATTCTTCGCGGCTCGCCGGGCCTGACCATTGGGCTGGATGCTTCGGCGAAGAGTGGCGGTACGATCCGGATACGCGGACAGCGGTCGGTTTATACGGATGGTGGTCATAACGATCCGTTGCTTATCCTGGATGGGATGATCTTTTACGGAGAACTGTCTGAAATCAACCCGGATGATATTGAACAGATCGATGTACTCAAAGATGCGTCCGCTGCAGCGATCTACGGGGCAAAATCTGCCAACGGGGTTCTTATTATTACCACGAAAAAGGGGAAACAGGGAAAACCCAAAATCAATTTTATCACCAACCTGGGCCTTTCTACAATGGGCGCCAACCGGAACGTTTTTGGCCCTGAAGGATACCTGCAATACCGGCAGGACTGGTATACGGCGGCATCCTACGGTATCGACTCTGCCACCGGCAACTATCAGCCCTACATGATCGGGGAGTCAGAGAAAAAACCGGGCTTTTACGAAAAACCTACACAACAGATGTTGTCCAAGTATGGCATTACCCTCGATCAATGGAGGGCTTATAGTGTGAATGCGGCAGGTATTTCCGATGACAATATCTGGGCCAATCGTATTTCCCTCCAGCATACGGTTCTGGCAAATTATCTCGCCGGTAAAACCTTCGACTGGTATGATCATAGTTTCCGGGATGGGATCAACCAGGATTATAACCTCAGTGTTTCCGGTGCCAACGACAAGATGAACTATTACTTATCCGCCGGCTACCTGTCCAACCAGGGTGTTATTGTAGGCGATAATTACCGCGCCGTACGCTCCAATCTTAAAGTAGATGGAAAAATAACCAAATGGCTGGATATCGGTGCCAACATCAATTTTCAGGATCGTTCGGACGGCAATATCGCCACCAACTGGGGTGCGGCCATTATAAACAACAGTCCTTTTGCTTCTTACAGGGATGAGAACGGGAACCTGGAAGTACATCCGCAGGGAGAAGGGTTTACAGCCAGTAAAGGGTACAATTATGATTTTAACAAACAGTATATGGATCTCGAAAGAGGGTATACGGTTCTGAACTCCATTTTTACTGCAAAGGTGAAACTGCCTTTTAATATTAACTACTCGTTCAATGTGTCACCGCGGTACCAGTGGTACTATAACCGCTATTTTGAATCGTCAGAACATCCCGATTGGATACCTACTACAAGAGGGGTGGACCGGGGTAGTGCCAAGCGTTTTGACTGGTCCCTAAACAACACGATCAATTGGGAACAAACATTCGCCCAAAAGCACCGCGTAAATGTGACGCTGGTGCAGGAGGCAGAAGAGCGTCAGTACTGGAGTGATGTGATTGAGGCCCGGAATATCCTGCCTACTGATGCATTGGGTTTTCATGAAACTTCCAATGGCGACCCGTTGTACAGCAGTTTTAATTCAGATGACACCCGGGAATCCGCCGATGGTATGCTGGCCCGTTTATTTTATTCTTACGATGACCGGTACATGCTCACCACTTCTATACGCCGGGATGGTTATTCGGCGTTCGGAACATCGAATCCCAGGGCCACTTTTTTTTCCGGTGCCCTGGCATGGACCTTCACGAATGAAAAATTCTTTAAGTGGGATCCGCTGAGCAATGGTAAACTTCGTTTGTCCTATGGACAAAACGGAAACCGCTCGCTGGCCAATGCCTATGTTGCGCTGGCCAATCTTGCCAATGGAGTGGGTACCCAGGGCTATGTAGACGCAAACGGGAATTATATACAATACTACTACTTACGGATCGACCGTCTGGCAAACAAGCAGCTGCAATGGGAGAAGACCGCATCCTTTAATATTGGACTGGACCTGGGCTTTCTGGATGATCGTATCACGACCACGATGGATTACTATATAATGTCCACCAATGATATGATCATGAGCCAGTCGTTGCCCGGTTTTTCAGGATTTGGCAGTATCACAACCAATCTGGGAGAAGTGCAGAACAAGGGTTTCGAGATCTCAATTAATTCGCAAAATATCAAACGAAAAGATTTCAGCTGGAACACGATCTTTGGTTTTTCAAAATACACAAACACCATCAAACACCTTTACTACAGGTATGAAGATGTATTGGATGCAGCAGGAAATGTAGTGGCCACAAGAGAGCTGGATGATATTTCAAACGGGTGGTTTATCGGCAAGCCCATCAGTGCCATCTGGGATTACCGGGTGACGGGTATCTGGCAGGTAAATGAGGCTGCGGAAGCGGCTAAATACGGACAACGCCCCGGCGATCCCAAGGTGGCCAACAATTATACCGCAGATGATACGCAAAACGGGAACGGAAGCACTTCTCCTGTTTATAACAATAATGACAAAGAGTTCCTGGGGCAGACAACGCCTCCTGTTATGTGGTCATTACGTAATGATTTTGCCTATAAGAATTTTAATTTCTCTTTCAATCTCTATTCTTACTGGGGCCATAAAAGCCTGAGTACCGCGTATCTTAATCAGGACAACAGTGTTTCACTGGTTACTTATAATGCCAATGCCTATGAAAAGACCTACTGGACGCTTGATAATCCCAACAACTTTTTCGGCCGGTTGGATGCAAGAGGTCCGGGAACGCTTTCAGCCCCGAGCAGGGTGTTCGACCGGTCCTTTATCCGGCTGGATAATGTGACGCTGGGCTACACATTGCCGGCTAAATTGACCTCATCCCTGAATATAGAACGATTAAAGTTTTATACCTCTGTACGCAATGTTGCCGTATGGAAGAAAGATAAGAACTGGCAGTACTGGGATATTGAAACAGGAGAAATGGCACCAAGAATCGTTACACTTGGATTAAATCTGACCTTTTAA
- a CDS encoding RagB/SusD family nutrient uptake outer membrane protein, with translation MKKNNFYISFVFAATLAMSMLAGCKKAFLQPDPLSFYEPEATFTTRSGIDATLALCDRHLRAYWSYTTTRDISVPMNSEYMLSDVAVSGKTDDGNIFADVATRLTPTDGMYQNDINMLSYFWGETYNGIKYANTVTTYINNVPGLDETAKQEYLGRAYFHRAFRYLALCFQFNNVPLVSKILSGPKQNYKSTSREAILEMITRDMENAVAWVPDQSQMAYIGMVNKGACRQLLIKCYLATGQWDKAIAQADTLINNSGYALMNSTFGTFENPFPAAWPVTRNVIWDLHRPVNKCIPANKEAILAMPNRHGTDAGIALRSMRNWGPMWNISTLVSPAGKYMQSYASTNKSYRANLDFNSAVGRGIAMIRPTYFAQHGLWAVNGIEDPTDLRHNSTVGNWARMDSMKYNDPSDALYFGKNLQLYDGDRLLCTDTVRNWFDWPHYKTFVTDPDHIANPNSNNNRGGAADWYCYRLAETYLLRAEAQFYKGNTGAATADVNAVRARAQCSELYTTVTIGDIVSERARELWMEEWRHMELSRISYSLALSGKPDEWGNAYTVNTLSENNYWYQRIQHYSDYYNKNRVLVKGRNYTIAPHNIYLPIPQSAIDANLYGKLRQNPGYTGYDASTEMWTNWQDAVADEDTN, from the coding sequence ATGAAAAAGAATAATTTTTATATAAGCTTTGTTTTTGCCGCAACCCTGGCAATGAGTATGCTGGCCGGCTGTAAAAAAGCGTTCCTGCAGCCGGATCCGCTTTCATTTTATGAACCGGAAGCTACTTTTACTACCCGTTCGGGCATTGATGCGACTTTAGCGCTGTGCGACCGGCATTTACGTGCTTACTGGAGCTATACAACAACACGGGATATATCGGTGCCGATGAACAGCGAATACATGTTATCCGACGTAGCCGTTTCCGGTAAGACGGATGACGGAAATATTTTTGCCGATGTGGCCACAAGGCTGACACCAACGGACGGAATGTATCAGAACGACATCAATATGCTGTCCTATTTCTGGGGCGAAACATACAATGGTATCAAGTATGCCAATACCGTTACAACCTATATTAATAATGTTCCGGGACTGGATGAAACGGCTAAGCAGGAATACCTGGGGAGGGCCTATTTTCACAGAGCGTTCCGTTACCTGGCCCTGTGTTTCCAGTTTAATAACGTGCCGCTGGTAAGCAAGATATTGTCCGGACCCAAACAAAATTATAAAAGCACCAGCCGTGAGGCAATCCTCGAAATGATCACCCGGGATATGGAAAATGCCGTAGCCTGGGTACCCGATCAGTCTCAAATGGCCTATATCGGTATGGTGAACAAAGGTGCCTGTCGTCAATTGCTGATAAAATGTTACCTGGCTACAGGGCAATGGGACAAAGCCATTGCGCAGGCGGATACATTGATCAATAACTCCGGGTACGCCTTAATGAACTCGACCTTCGGAACATTTGAGAATCCGTTCCCCGCTGCCTGGCCTGTTACCCGCAACGTGATATGGGATCTGCACCGGCCGGTAAATAAATGCATCCCGGCCAATAAAGAAGCCATTCTGGCAATGCCGAACCGCCATGGCACAGATGCCGGTATTGCTTTACGTTCCATGCGGAATTGGGGCCCTATGTGGAATATTTCCACACTGGTATCACCGGCAGGAAAGTATATGCAATCCTATGCATCTACTAATAAGTCTTACAGGGCCAACCTGGATTTTAACTCTGCAGTGGGAAGAGGGATTGCAATGATAAGACCCACCTATTTTGCCCAGCATGGTCTTTGGGCGGTCAATGGTATAGAAGACCCTACTGATCTGCGCCATAACAGTACGGTGGGTAACTGGGCGCGCATGGACTCTATGAAATACAACGACCCTTCTGATGCCCTTTACTTTGGAAAAAATCTGCAGCTTTATGATGGCGACCGGCTTTTATGTACCGACACCGTTCGTAACTGGTTCGACTGGCCGCATTATAAGACATTCGTAACAGACCCCGACCATATTGCCAATCCCAATAGTAACAATAACAGGGGCGGGGCTGCCGACTGGTATTGCTACCGTCTGGCCGAAACCTACCTGTTAAGAGCGGAAGCACAGTTTTATAAAGGCAATACAGGAGCTGCAACGGCAGATGTAAATGCGGTAAGGGCAAGAGCACAGTGCAGTGAATTGTATACAACCGTAACGATCGGTGATATCGTAAGCGAACGCGCCCGCGAATTGTGGATGGAAGAATGGCGCCATATGGAACTCAGCAGAATATCATACAGCCTTGCATTAAGCGGTAAACCCGATGAGTGGGGAAATGCTTATACTGTTAATACACTTTCTGAAAACAATTACTGGTACCAGCGTATTCAGCATTACAGTGACTACTACAATAAGAACCGGGTACTTGTAAAAGGAAGAAATTATACGATTGCACCGCATAATATCTATCTTCCAATACCGCAATCGGCGATCGATGCCAACCTCTATGGCAAACTGCGCCAGAACCCGGGTTATACCGGTTATGATGCCAGTACGGAAATGTGGACGAACTGGCAGGATGCCGTGGCTGATGAGGACACAAATTAA
- a CDS encoding response regulator codes for MTESILIIDDNEDILEFLSVVLGDTYKLHLAANGEIAQAILDKEIIHLIISDIMMPGIDGFELCSLIKSSIEYCHIPVILLTSKNTYKAHVEGLEVGADAYIQKPFSSELLQVQISNLLRNRRKIKEHFSSSPFEDVRVMAHSKTDEAFLKELDEYIRKNIKRPDIDIDMLAEHLYMSRTTFYRKIKSLSSLSPKELIDITRLKKAAHLIAENELSLLEISRQVGYSSQSLFSRNFQKYFKMSPMEYFNSLPRE; via the coding sequence ATGACTGAAAGCATTCTTATTATTGATGATAACGAAGATATCCTGGAATTTTTATCGGTAGTTTTAGGCGACACCTACAAACTCCATCTTGCAGCCAACGGAGAGATCGCACAAGCCATTTTAGACAAAGAGATCATCCACCTGATCATTTCAGATATCATGATGCCGGGTATAGACGGATTTGAGCTCTGCAGCCTTATCAAATCAAGCATTGAATACTGCCATATTCCGGTGATCTTACTGACATCAAAAAACACTTATAAAGCGCATGTTGAGGGCCTGGAAGTGGGTGCCGATGCATATATTCAAAAACCGTTCTCATCAGAATTGTTACAGGTTCAGATCTCCAACCTTCTCAGGAACCGCCGGAAAATAAAGGAGCATTTTTCAAGTTCTCCTTTTGAAGATGTCCGTGTAATGGCACATTCCAAAACCGACGAGGCTTTTCTGAAGGAGCTGGACGAATATATCAGAAAAAATATTAAGCGGCCGGATATCGACATCGACATGCTCGCTGAGCATCTGTATATGAGCCGCACTACATTTTACCGCAAGATCAAGTCACTTTCATCACTCTCTCCAAAAGAGTTGATTGACATTACACGTCTTAAGAAAGCCGCTCATTTAATTGCTGAGAATGAGCTTTCATTACTGGAGATCTCAAGGCAGGTGGGGTACAGCTCGCAGAGTCTTTTCAGCCGTAATTTTCAAAAGTATTTTAAAATGTCGCCTATGGAATATTTCAATTCCCTGCCCCGGGAATAA
- a CDS encoding ligand-binding sensor domain-containing protein — translation MHCDSLIYIFLSSVAMCIFRYIISFVLLFQWTTTSCHGQYYFKHYQVDDGLVHNAAMSIIQDKKGLIWIGTRGGLSRFDGYTFKSYKNENNKLGNIGNDILVCVTEDKKGMIWIGSGRGVFRFDPYLERFKELENAPKVYISHLEVDNNNNLWFLANGALYKYDQSGKQLEKLKIHGSCMALDQHMNIWTGDDDGVLNVYNPLQKTSKTIRLIEKKIPEHLRSISKIYPISDSELLIGCFKLGLKRYNINTGSVKSLPLRSAENTIVYVRDIIAAGNDQYWIATESGIFIYNLNTNASTHLRKRNGDPYSIADNAVYTFCKDNQGGMWVGTYFGGLNYFSKQNARFEKYYPLPGTNSISGDAVAEIVSDKNENLWIGTEDAGINKLDLRTGNFTYYTAGGKKGDVSYPNIHGLLAFGDQLYIGPFFSGLEIMNMQTGQVTDRFRSVGAKDARISSFISRIYLTKDSSILIGTSYYGAGLFKYDPRSKTFSRINQIPYGPYVYNILEDHEGTIWTGTATQGTFFYNPKTGIHGNLLLGDSLNNPVDNEFAVHYIFEDSNHEIWFATSGGGLIKLSRDRKTIKRFTMENGLPTNVVYCILEDNAKHLWISSLKGLICLNLSTETLKIYTQANGLITDQFNYNSAYKHTDGKMYFGSVKGMIAFNPSSFDQKEPSPPTYITGFQINNKEAVPDTTSGPLYKSILYTDTITLNYNQNNFSIEFAAINFSSPEVTRYKYQMKGLDRSWTYLNTNRNAYFTDLAPGDYEFSVQAESNVGSWAGNERRLFIKILPPFWRSDIAYLFYFIAFAAIVYFLMRYYRRYLEGKNLRKLKLFELEKEKEIYQAKIEFFTNITHEIQTPLTLIAGPIEWLIKKFRDRPDVNKSLLIAEKNSKRLVELTGQLLDFRKTEADQFSLNFVNTDIAALVTDLAAGFKEQAGRNNIKLDVILPPDHFKAFVDREAFIKICTNLLSNGIKYADTHTIVNIDAVNSTDAFFTIRFTNDGKGIPDEYRSQLFKPFFRMKGNNKPGTGIGLSLAKSLTELHNGSLQLISGEPDSIIFELRLPIHQKFEFQLSSWKKIK, via the coding sequence ATGCACTGCGATAGTCTTATTTATATATTTTTGAGCTCAGTAGCCATGTGTATTTTCCGCTATATCATTTCTTTTGTTTTGCTGTTTCAATGGACCACAACCTCCTGCCATGGTCAGTATTATTTTAAACATTACCAGGTGGATGACGGGTTGGTCCATAACGCCGCCATGTCCATCATACAGGATAAAAAAGGGTTGATATGGATCGGGACCCGTGGCGGATTAAGCCGTTTTGACGGGTATACCTTCAAATCATATAAAAACGAAAACAATAAACTCGGAAATATCGGCAATGATATTCTTGTGTGTGTCACCGAAGATAAAAAAGGAATGATCTGGATCGGTTCCGGCAGAGGGGTATTCCGGTTTGACCCCTATCTCGAGCGTTTTAAAGAACTGGAGAATGCCCCGAAAGTATATATCAGTCATCTTGAAGTAGATAACAACAACAATCTGTGGTTCCTTGCGAATGGCGCACTTTATAAATATGACCAGTCTGGCAAACAACTAGAAAAATTAAAGATACACGGCTCCTGTATGGCATTGGATCAGCATATGAATATATGGACCGGAGATGATGACGGCGTTCTGAACGTTTATAACCCGCTGCAAAAAACCAGTAAAACCATCCGGCTGATCGAAAAAAAAATACCGGAGCACCTCCGTTCCATCAGTAAAATTTATCCGATCAGTGACAGTGAGCTGCTGATCGGTTGTTTTAAATTAGGTTTAAAAAGATACAATATCAATACGGGAAGTGTAAAATCTTTGCCGCTCCGGAGTGCTGAAAACACCATTGTATATGTACGCGACATCATTGCGGCTGGCAACGACCAGTACTGGATCGCCACTGAATCGGGGATTTTCATTTACAATCTCAACACCAATGCCAGCACCCACCTCCGCAAACGCAACGGGGATCCGTATTCCATCGCGGACAATGCGGTTTATACCTTCTGCAAGGACAATCAGGGCGGCATGTGGGTAGGCACCTATTTCGGCGGATTGAACTACTTCTCAAAACAGAATGCACGGTTTGAAAAATATTACCCGTTACCGGGAACCAACTCGATATCGGGCGATGCAGTGGCCGAAATCGTTTCCGACAAAAATGAAAACCTGTGGATCGGCACTGAAGACGCCGGCATCAATAAACTGGATCTGCGGACGGGAAATTTCACCTATTATACCGCCGGAGGAAAAAAGGGGGATGTTTCCTATCCCAATATCCACGGCCTCCTGGCATTCGGCGACCAATTGTATATCGGGCCCTTTTTCAGCGGTCTGGAGATCATGAATATGCAAACAGGACAGGTAACCGACCGGTTCAGATCCGTGGGCGCAAAAGATGCACGTATAAGCAGTTTTATATCCCGTATTTATCTGACAAAAGACAGCAGTATACTTATAGGCACTTCCTATTACGGAGCTGGCCTGTTTAAGTATGATCCCCGCAGTAAAACATTCAGCCGTATTAATCAGATCCCTTACGGGCCTTATGTTTATAATATCCTGGAGGATCATGAAGGCACCATATGGACCGGGACCGCGACCCAGGGAACCTTTTTTTACAATCCCAAAACAGGCATCCATGGCAACCTGCTCCTGGGTGATTCATTAAACAACCCCGTTGATAACGAATTTGCCGTTCATTATATTTTTGAGGACAGCAATCATGAAATATGGTTCGCTACCAGTGGTGGTGGACTTATCAAACTAAGCAGGGACAGAAAAACCATAAAAAGATTTACCATGGAGAACGGGCTGCCCACCAATGTGGTATACTGTATCCTTGAAGACAACGCAAAACACTTATGGATCAGCTCGCTTAAGGGCCTGATCTGTCTGAACCTTTCTACCGAAACATTAAAAATCTACACACAGGCCAACGGATTGATAACGGATCAGTTCAACTACAACTCCGCATATAAACATACCGACGGCAAAATGTACTTTGGCTCCGTAAAAGGAATGATCGCCTTCAACCCTTCTTCATTCGATCAGAAAGAACCAAGTCCGCCCACTTATATCACCGGCTTCCAGATCAATAATAAAGAAGCAGTTCCCGATACAACCAGCGGCCCGCTTTATAAATCCATCCTGTATACCGACACCATCACCCTCAACTACAACCAGAATAATTTCAGTATTGAATTTGCTGCAATAAATTTCTCGTCCCCGGAGGTCACCCGGTATAAATACCAGATGAAGGGGCTTGACAGATCGTGGACCTATCTCAACACCAATCGCAATGCTTATTTTACCGATCTGGCACCGGGAGACTATGAATTTAGCGTTCAGGCCGAAAGTAATGTCGGAAGCTGGGCCGGTAACGAACGCCGGTTGTTTATTAAAATCCTGCCGCCTTTCTGGAGGAGTGATATCGCCTACTTATTTTATTTTATCGCCTTTGCGGCTATCGTTTACTTCCTGATGCGTTATTACCGCCGGTACCTGGAAGGAAAAAACCTCCGGAAGCTGAAACTTTTCGAACTCGAAAAAGAAAAAGAAATCTACCAGGCCAAAATTGAGTTTTTTACAAATATCACCCACGAAATACAGACACCGCTTACACTGATCGCCGGACCGATCGAGTGGCTGATCAAAAAATTCAGGGACCGGCCCGATGTGAATAAAAGCCTGCTGATTGCTGAAAAGAATTCCAAACGGCTGGTGGAACTAACAGGGCAACTGCTCGATTTCAGAAAAACCGAAGCGGATCAGTTTAGCTTAAACTTTGTAAACACCGACATTGCCGCCCTGGTAACCGACCTCGCAGCGGGATTTAAAGAACAGGCCGGCCGCAACAATATAAAACTGGATGTCATATTGCCCCCCGATCATTTTAAAGCCTTTGTTGACCGGGAAGCTTTCATCAAAATATGCACCAATCTGCTCTCGAATGGGATTAAATATGCTGACACTCATACCATTGTAAACATCGACGCTGTCAACTCCACCGACGCATTCTTTACGATCCGTTTCACCAATGATGGTAAAGGCATACCCGATGAATACAGGAGCCAGCTATTCAAGCCCTTCTTCAGAATGAAAGGCAATAACAAACCCGGGACCGGCATCGGTCTTTCACTTGCCAAATCGCTTACTGAACTGCATAACGGATCACTGCAATTGATTTCCGGCGAACCGGATTCAATTATCTTTGAGCTGCGACTGCCCATACATCAAAAATTTGAATTCCAGTTAAGCAGTTGGAAAAAGATAAAATAG